The following are encoded together in the Ranitomeya imitator isolate aRanImi1 chromosome 4, aRanImi1.pri, whole genome shotgun sequence genome:
- the LOC138676020 gene encoding uncharacterized protein — MDRSMESIYLTFELELALAIAYAFACHEQRRRDKLRRRSRRRFWLHPIVEVRESRGAYHCLFGELNENQDKYLEYTRMTKDSFRYLLRLVEGTISRQDTQLRKSISPEERLLVTLRFLATGETLRSLHFQFRIGVSTLSGIIADTCRALWDNLREEFLPIPTQEIWHANAQKFHKVCSFPNCIGAVDGKHIRITKPSRSGSLFYNYKKYFSTVLMAIAGADCRFLAVDIGAFGRANDSRTFKESDMGQRLYNNNFNFPHPRPLPNTDGPDLPFVVVGDEAFQMSGNLLKPYSSRGLDRTKTIFNYRLSRARRTVECAFGILVSKWRILGSAINLKIETVDEVVKACVVLHNFIIDKERVNVELDEHIQNPLPDYQDHPLRTTVEIAHMRDQFAAYFVSDVGRVSWQDEMV; from the exons atggatcgttccatggagagtatctacctcacttttgagctggaattagcccttgctatagcttatgcttttgcctgtcatgaacagaggagaagagacaaactacggagaaggagtcggcgGCGTTTTTGGcttcaccctatagtggaagtccgagagagtcgtggagcgtaccattgtctttttggcgaattaaatgagaaccaggacaaatacttagAATACACCAGGATGACAAAAGACAGCtttcgatatctgctgcgtctggtggaaggaaccatttccaggcaggacacgcagctccgtaaatcgatttcccctgaggagcgtctgctggtgactctacg tttcctggctaccggagagacattgagatcactgcatttccagtttcggattggagtctcaacactgtcgggtattattgcagacacatgccgcgcattgtgggacaacctccgggaggaatttttgccCATCCCTACACAAGAAATATggcatgccaacgcccaaaaattccacAAAgtttgttctttccctaactgtatcggagctgtggatgggaagcacattaggattaccaagccgtcaagaagtggatctcttttttataattataaaaaatacttttccactgtgctgatggcaattgctggtgcggactgcaggtttctcgctgtggacattggagcctttggtcgtgcaaatgattcacggacatttaaggagtctgatatgggccaaagattgtacaataacaattttaatttcccccatccacgacctcttcccaacactgacggCCCggacctgccatttgttgttgttggtgatgaggcttttcaaatgagtggcaacctactgaaaccgtactccagtcgtgggttggaccgtaccaaaactatatttaattatagactgtccagggccagaagaactgtggagtgcgcctttggcatcctggtctccaaatggcgtatattaggatccgctataaatttgaaaattgagacagtggatgaggtggtgaaggcgtgtgtggttctccacaattttattattgataaagagagagtcaacgtggaactcgatgaacacatacaaaatccattgcctgattatcaagatcatcctctgcggacaactgtggagattgctcatatgagggaccaatttgctgcatactttgtttccgatgttggccgtgtttcatggcaagatgaaatggtctaa
- the LOC138676019 gene encoding pneumococcal serine-rich repeat protein-like — protein MASGSDSGTPPLRSPASSSEEENQEEEREQQQGPRGQAVVVGRSVSQRALDEPLNIDLMVASIEARGPLWDSRDPQHADQGILRRLWLEVAQTLWDGFDSANAKAKASFLKQLRTRWRSMKDRFKRGLKKEGQARSGAGASRTSVYKHNRILQFLRPVLESRETHSSTRETVQSSRRPSRAVLCEAPSELSRPSHSESRSATTQSGEPAAGPSDVPLAEASVAPSFGSYRQRQRASDRAPMSEFLHLSTVFQNGFKALCDKMCNIERRLENIETDLSRPAKHFFSAIHNGMVEHLTPELQISFMQGCNNLYVSALQQARVMQSATNMPAVPSLAAMTPTPAAEHHHRGPRAEGHRRRHRHHRTEPQSSEPDRPSRGHRREADPHPEGERRKKKKKKTMTTTSTTSLAMAAPQSTTRTQPGSTRSTPSTQAGSTRSTPTTQPGSTRSTPSTQPGSTQSRSSQPRTLVVPPPLSPASVAVSPPPSTGWTDVGIPSSVIEYAASSPSSSSSVSSSQKTGGYESPLVADIGTP, from the exons atggccagcggcagtgattccggcaccccaccgctgaggagtccg gcttcttcaagtgaggaggagaaccaggaggaagagagggagcagcagcagggaccacggggccaagctgtggttgtaggacggagc gtttcacaacgggccctggatgagccaCTTAACATTGACCTAATGGTGGCAtcaatagaagcacggggcccgttgtgggacagccgtgacccccagcacgcggaccagggcatattgcggcgtctgtggttggaggtggcacaaacgctgtgggatggcttcgacagcgctaacGCCAAGGCCAAAgccagtttcc ttaaacaattgaggaccagatggcgctccatgaaggaccgtttcaagaggggcctgaaaaaggagggacaggctCGTAGTGGTGCtggcgcttcaaggacctcggtgtacaagcataaccgtatactgcagttcttgcgaccggtccttgaaagcagaga aacacacagcagcacccgcgagactgtccaatCCTCAAGACGACCCTcaagagcggtcctttgtgaagcgccatctgaactgtcgcggccatcccacagcgagagcaggtctgcaacaacacaatctggcgaaccggcagccggtccatcagatgttcctctggccgaggcctctgttgcTCCGTCCTTTGGGTCttaccgacagcgtcagcgggcctcggacagggcgcccatgtccgaatttttacatctgagtaccgtatttcagaatggtttcaaggcgctgtgcgataaaatgtgcaatatcgaacggcgtctggaaaacatcgaaacggatctctcgaggccggcaaaacatttctttagtgccattcacaacggcatggtggaacatcttacgccggaactccagatttcgttcatgcagggctgcaacaatttatatgtcagtgctctgcagcaggctcgggtcatgcagtcagcgacaaatatgcccgcagtaccatcgctggctgccatgactccgactcctgctgcagagcaccaccacagaggtccgcgtgccgagggccaccgccgccgccaccgccaccacagaactgaGCCCCAAAGTtccgagcctgacaggccttcaagggggcacagacgggaagccgacccccacccagagggagagaggaggaaaaagaagaagaagaagaccatGACGACCACAAGCACTacgtccttggctatggctgctccccaaagtaccaccagaacacagcctgggtcgacccggagcacaccaagtacccaggctgggtctacacggagtacacccactacccagcctgggtcaaccaggagtacaccatctacacagcctgggtcgacccagagccggagtagccagccaaggacactggtcgtccctcctcctctctCACCTGCTTCTGTTGCAGTCTCGCCACCACCATCCACTGGCTGgactgatgtcggcatcccgtctagtgtcatagagtatgctgcttcctccccctcttcctcctcctcggtctcctcatcaCAAAAAACTGGGGGATATGAATCCCCTTTGGTTGCGGACATTGGCACCCCTTAA